Within Candidatus Saccharibacteria bacterium, the genomic segment CTTCGCCGGGAACAATTTTTTGGCTGGGAGGAAGCGACGGCTCAGGCGGTTGGTTCACTGCAGCGGCTAAATCATCTACAGCTGCTGTTAGGGTTCGCTCATTAGCTTCGTTTGCTAGAGTATGTGGTGTCTCTGGAAACGGCGCAACTGCTGCGCTGCTTTCTGTCGGAATAGTGTTTGCAAAGGCGGCAATTTGCGATGCAACAGTGGCTTCTTCTGCAGCAAGAGTTTGTGCAGTCTGGTCGTCGGTTGAGGGAATGGCTACTTGAGGTACGGTGGGTGCTTCTTCTGTTCCAGAGGTTGTCACTGAGGGTACGGTGGGGTTGGGTATATCTGAAGTTGTGTCGGTTGCAGTGTTGTTGGACGCGCCCAGGACTGGTCCGCTATGTGTCATGATTTCGGGCAAGACAGACTCTGCTGTCTGTGGTGCCGGAGTGGCTGGTTGGGCGAAAGAGAGCGGGTCGGGATCCGACACGGTCGCAGTCACAAAACCAGAGTTTGTCTGGGTTGTTGTGTTGTCTGCAGTTATTGCAGGGTCGGCAGTGTTTTGTGCGGGTGCGGGCGCTGCAATAGCCCCGTCACTCCCAAAATTTGGTGTAGGGAGAAAACCGGGTAGCGACGGTTCTGGCGCTGGTACTAGTGAAGGTGTGGCGACGGTAGGAGCGCTTGTTGGGTCAGCCGTTACTGGCGATGTTTGTACGGAAGCAGTCGTTGCAGTTGGCTGACTTACGGTAGACGGCGCGACCATAGTAGTGCCACTCAAGAGATCCCTTACGGAATTTACAATGTCTTCAAGCGTTACCTGAGATTTCACTAGGTATTTATCGGCTCCGAGTTTGTTTGCCCGAGCCTGATCTTCGGCTTGGCCGAGAGCTGTCAGCATAATAATCTTGGTATTTGCGAGCTCTGGAGTTGCCCGCAGAATATCGAGCATCTCAAAACCGCTTATGCGGGGCATCATAACATCGGAAATGATTAGATCAGGGTGGGCTTGTTTTGCTACTGAAAGTGCTTCCTCGCCGTTTTGAGCAGTGACAATGTCGTAGCCCTCGGCCGATAAGCGAGCCTGATAGATTTCGCGTAGGTTATTGTCATCTTCGACGAGGAGGAGTTTTGCCACTGTTGCTGCCTTTTATCGTGTAAAAACACTTATGGTTTATATGTAAAAGTATATCACGACAGCTGGTTTGTCGATACCTGCGCGGTTGTGCTTGGTACGACTGTAGTTGTGTTGAGTGGATTGGCGGCTTCTGTGGCCATGAGCTGCTCGGCTTTTTGAGAGGTTATGCGGGGGATGTTTATATAAAAAGTGCTGCCCTTGCCGAGTTCACTCTCGACCCATATTCGCCCCTGATACAGCTCAACAATTTTCCGGCATATGAAAAGGCCTAGGCCCGTGCCGCCAATGGTACGCGTGGCGCTATTGTCAACCCGATAAAATTTTTGGAAAAGATGAGGAATGTCTTCTGTTGGGATGCCGGCACCGGTGTCTTTTACGTACACCTGTACAACGCCATCGTTACCAGTTAGTCCCAAGCTTACCTTGCCCTCCTCGGTGTACTTACAGCTATTGTCGAAAATGTTTGTAATAACTTCGCGCATACGGTCAGGGTCAACCTGCACGTAGTAGAGCGGCCGTATAACTTTGTTCATGTCTAAGACTTCACCTCTTTCGCCGCTGGCATCTTTTATAGACGAATTACCAAATAAAAACTCCATGAACAGCCCTTTTTTTTCGGCCGAAAACCGTAAATCCTGAGCGAGCTGCTCGAGAAATGCGCCCATTTCTACTACTTTTGGATGGTTAGTGAGGCGGCCATCTTCAGCTTTGGCGCTAGTAAGGAGGTCCTGAAAGAGCTGTCCGAGGTGTTTTGTGCTGCTATGTGCCTTCTCAAGGTAGTCCCGTGCACGGTTGTCAATGATTGCAACCTTTTCGTTGAGCGCCAAGCTGAGGTAGCCTTCTATAGCCGCAACGGGCGTGCGCATCTCGTGGCTGGCTGTACTAATAAATTCTGCTCTCTGGTTTTCCTCGGCACGTTCTTCGCTAACGTCGCGAAAAATTGCTACCATACCCGTGACGTGCTTGCCACTGTCTACGAGCGGTGACACACTGAAATTGGTGGCAACAATTGTGTCTGCCTTGGTCATTATGCTGAGCGCGTTGTCACGTAGCGGCTGGCCGGTCGAGAAGGCTTTTGCCAGTGGCGTTAGGTCGGTCGGTATGACCTCGCCTTTGGCACTAACAAACTTCAATACCGAATGCCAGTCCAGGCCTTGTGCCTCCTGCTTTGTCCAACCAGTAATGCTCGTTGCACCTTGGTTAAAATGCTGAATGATTTGCTGGTCGTCTACAAGGACTACTCCATCTTGAATGGCTCCAAGGATGATGTCGGACTTTGCTTTTTCATCACGTAGCGTGCTGGCAAGCTTGCTTGTGGTTGCAGAACCGAGCCCTTTTCGTTTTATAGCAAGAATCCATCCCATCACCCCCAGTGCAATGCCAACAATCGCCCCACCACCGATAAATATGTATTCTTGCATACGTTAAACTGCTTACGTATTAGTATCTGTTTTTTCTCTGTGAAAAGCAAGGTGCCTCTGCCACGGCTCCGTTCTGTTACCTAGACGAAAATCGTCAGATATGGTAACCTGTTGTAGCTCCAAATGATAATTATAAGAAGTGAAATAAAAATTGGAGCAAAGTAGCCCGGCCCCGTCGTCTAGTGGTTTAGGACATCTGGTTCTCATCCAGAAAATCGCGGGTTCGAACCCCGCCGGGGTCACCAAGTAAAAAGCTCTACCACGGGTAGGGCTTTTTACTTATGATACGGTAAGCCGGAGATGATAGTGCTGGCGCGGTAAAGGGCTTCTAGAGTAACGACCATGGCAAGGTCGTGCGGTAGCGTGAGGCGGCCAAGTGACCAACGATAGTCGGCGGCATCACGCACTTGCTGGGGCAAACCATTTGGTCCGCCAATGATAAAACAGACTTCCCTGCTTTCGAGTTCTCTGGCTCGCACAAAATCTGCCAATGTTTCAGATGTATATTCCATCCCATTTATTTCTAGCACCATTGTTACGGTGTCTTGCGTTTCACCTAGGATCTTTTTGGCGTCATCAGCGTATTTGTCACTTAAATGCGTTACGCGTAGCTGGTGAAGCCGCCCCAACCGCTGCGCGTACTCCTCAAACCCTAGCTTTGCATATGCAAGCTTAGGCTTGCCGATTGTTAGTAGGTGTAGTCGCATATCTTTGTGGTTCTGGTACTCATGATAAAAATGCCGATGACAGCCTCTGCTGCCGCGTCAGAAATGTGTTCCATTGTTTACCGAACGGGCTTGGCTTCTGGATGCATAGCAACATAGTAGCAAAAACATAGTAGTAAATTACAGGCCAAAACTTACATTCCAGAATCATCTCGCTTACAGTTTCATGCTAGTTTCAAAGGCCATAGCATGAAGAACTAGAATGTTGAAGTTAGATAAGGAATGGTTGACGATGGGAGATGGGGAGTTAGGGGTGGATTTTGGCAATATTACGAGTGCTGGATGATGGCAAGGTTATGCGAAGTGGTAATGGTTTCGGACCGGAAGTGTTCGTTTACGGCACGGGCGACGCCGGGGAGTGCTTCGCGGGAGTAATCATCGACAACAATAGTACTACCTTGCGTCATGTGAGGAAGGACAAGGTTGAGTGAACCGCGTATGCTTTCATAAAAGTCACCATCAAGAAATGCGAATGCGATTTTGTCGGGAATGCTGGTATCCGTAAGGTCTTTGAACCAGGCTTTGTGAACAATGGGTGGCTGAAGGTGAGCTTTTTTGAACTCAAGCAGGAACTGTTTTTTGCTGATGGCAAGTTGGCCCGCGGTAAACTGCTCCCCTGTTATAGACGTATCCCAGGTGGATTTTGGCGGCAGACCCTCAAAACTGTCGTAGACATGAAATGCCCGCTCTGAGCCATCGCTCCCTAGTAATTGTTGGTCGAGGAGCCGTCGAATGAAGAGACTCGTTGTGCCGACGTAACAGCCAAATTCAACAATGTCTCCTTCGATATAGGCGTCTAGGACGCGCTGAAGCTGGTGCAGTATAACCTCGACCTGTTGTTTGCTAACCTGATCAGAAATGAGAGTGTGTTTGTGGAGTATTGTGCTTATATGATTGATCATTTTGTATTGAACTTTGAATCCTGAACATTACTTACTGGGCTTCAAGCAAACTACCATTACTAGAACGTTTGCCATAGGTGGTCAAAAAGCTCTTTCTGCATGTTGGTGACGCCGGGGTTGTCGATAACAATTGCCGAAAGAACGTTTGTGTCGCCGAGCGTTATCAGGGCTGTTTTGTTGCCGTATATGAGGGTGTAGCAATTTGGAGCCTCTCCGCGAGTTGCTGGAAACTCTTTGCGTTCACTTAATTCATCTTGACTACTGCCGCTGCCAACGCCAATCACTCGAACACTAATCTCGTCTGCTATCCGGCGTTGAGTAAAATTTGGAAAATTATGGTAAAGATATTGGCGAACGCGTTTCGTAGAGATAACCCGGTATGCTGGGTTTTTCTGCTCGCGGCAGGTGGCAAGCACATCCCGTAAAATGGCTGCAATCCCCTCGTGGTCTTCGTAAAAGGTAGCGAAAGACACAACTTGAGCAGTGTCGCTACTGGGTTTTGGTAGATTGGCGATGTATTCCGCGGCGAGTGATTGGGCGACTGCGGCCTGTTCTTGCCGTTCTTTAAGCAGCTCGATGATGACGTCGGGGTTGCTGGCAGTATAGCGTCGCTGCTTACCAACCTCTATTGAGCCGACCAAGCCCTGTTCTGCGAGCCGCTTCATGCTTTCGTAGACGCTGCCGCGGTTTATCCCTGTGTCGGCGGCAATCTTTCGCAGCGAGCTCTGGGGGTTTTCTACCAGCGCCTCATATACTCGTCTGTCACGAGTTTCTAAGCCAATTTCCTCAAATCGAAATGATTCTGCCATATTTATAGGTATACTAGCATATTCCGGGGCTGTATGGTGTCAGAAAAATACGGCCAAATCTATTTTGCGGGAGGATGTAGTAAGTTACAGGATGTTTGAGCGAGTTGTAATGAGGGTTTTTTCGAAGTTGCGGAATATTTCTAGGCCGCGCGCTTGCCATTCAAACTCAAAGTACTCCCACAGGACGGCAGCGTCGTCAAATGCGCGGTGGCGATGCGCCACGTCTATCCCCTGCCGTTCAATGATGCGGTCTAGTGCGTGACTGTGCTGCGCTGGATATAACAGTCGGTCAAGTCGAACGGTACACCCTCGGTCCATACGAAACATACGCCCGAGGCGGCGATATTCTTCTCGGATAAACCCGTAATCAAAGTTTACGTGGTGAGCGACAAATATTGCCTGATCCAAAAATTGCTCCAGTTCTGTGGCAACGTCTTTAAATGTCGGCTGCCCCGATACCATCGCATTGTTAATACCAGTGAGCCGTGTGATGAACGGCGGAACGGCGCACTCTGGATCAATCAGTTGGTTGAACACGCCACTGACTGCGCCATTTTCGATGCGGATTGCTCCTATTTCGGTAATACGTGACCAGTGCGGACTTCCGCCCGTTGTCTCAATGTCTAAAAATACGATTGGTCGGTGTTGCATGGTTATTGTCTCTTTAAGAGTAGGTCAAAGTATTCTGTACCGCCGAAGGGTATCTTCTGGCGGACCGTGCGGGTGCCGGTGAGTGTGTCTGCCGAGTAGACGGTAAACGCGCCGTAGTTGTCATTGATTTCGTCGACGGCACTGGTGAGGTAGTCTGCCTTGGCCAGGTCTTCGAAAAGGCCGAGTTGACTGCGCGTGGAAGGCTGCAGGTGGTATAAGTAAAGCCCCATAGTGCGCACCACCATGCCTTTTGGTCGTTGATCAAATAGACTAGCAACGCGCTCCCAAATAGTGCTGTTAGTGTAGCACGCTGTTTTGTACAGTTTTTTTACAATGCACTCTCCTCCAGCCTGAAAGCTGAGCCACACGCAAACGCCACGTGCTTCGGCTTGCCGGTAACGTAGTTTTATGCCGGTTGTTTCAGCGAGAAAGTGCAAGCAAGAGCGCAAATATGCGTCTTCTGCTGTTGGGCTTGCGACAACCCACTGTCGCCCTACCATACCGAGCTGAGTTTGAAAATCGTCTACCTCATAGCCACGTAGCCTGTTGTACCAATGTATACCGTTGATACTGCGAAAAACAACTCGTCGCAACAGGCGTTCTGGTGCCGCCAGGAACTCAAGCGGTGTTGTGATACCGTGCGCTCGTAGTCGTGCGCCGTAACCATCGGCAATGCCACTTAGGTCTTGCAGATCTAGCCCTCGGTATACCGCTAGGAGATTTTGGTGATCAATGACGTCTAGACCGTCCGGTTTGTGGAGGCCTGCGGCAGTTTTGGCCAGAAATCGATTTGGGGCAATGCCAACGTTTATCTTGGTGTAGTCACCTATTTCCCGTTTGACTCGTTGCTTGATTTCGTAGCCAATTTCAACGATTTTTTCGGTTTTGCTCTCGAGAAGCGTATGATGAAAATCTAAAATGCCTTCATCGATACTGCGCATTTTGATGTGCGGGGTGTAGTCTTGCATGATGCGGCACAGGTTTTTGTAGACGTGGTTATACTTGGGTGGGTCTGTTTCGAGCATAATGAAGTCTGGACAGATTGCCATAGCTTCGCTGCGCCGCACGCCTACCTTTATGCCGAGAGCTTTCGCTTCATAGCTTGCGGCTATGACACAGCACTCTGGGCTTAAACGGTTCGTGACTCCCATGGGGCGGCCGCGCAGACTCGGGTGCGCTTGTTGTTCGGCGGTGGCGAACGCACTGTTGAGGTCAACCCACATAATACTAGGGGCTTCAGTGTTTAGCCGAAAATTTTTCTGATATTTCATGTGCTGCCTCCTGGAATGATGGCGGTGAGTGTCCAAGTCAGTGCCTCGGCGTCAAACTCGAGCCGGTAATCATCGCAGCCGTCGGAAACATCGAACACATGAATCATGCGCTTCCCCTTTGCGGTTGGATGGCGCAAGCCGAGCTGCGTAAAGGTAACGTCACGGTTCTTGTAGCGCATTTTGTAAGGCTGCGCGATTGAACTTGGTTCGGTGTGGACGTGAAATAAGATGACAACGCTAACACGCTCGTCGCAAATAATAGTGGGGTTCATGAGGTGTGTTGCCTAGTGGGTTTATGAGGTCCAGCGTAGGCTTTCTCCCCAGTGTTTGATTGGCCGTTTGGCGCGGAATACATCGCCAATAATACGACGGTGAGGCGGGCTGAGATCAAATGGCGTTCGCAGTGTGACGGCTTGTGCTCCCGGGAAATAACGCTGTATCTGCCCGATATCCTCAGTGAGGTACTGCCTATTTTTCATTTAAAAAGCTCCTTTCCGGCCGAGCAACATCCATCTGTCACCGCTTCGACTGATTCGGTAGGTATGGCCGTCCTCAGTGCTCATGTCGAATAGCTGGATTGCTTCTTGCCCGCGTTGGACAAGGTAGCGTAGGCCGTTCATAAACGTCACAGCCCTGCCACCGTATTCAATCTCGCGCGGGAATGTTTTCATTGTCTGGCCGGCAAAATAGAGGGCATTTATAGTAACTTCTTGGTTGATAACTTGGGTCATGGCTGACTTTCCTCCATTACATTTCATTAATTTTTGTCGATAAAGCTTTAGAACGACAAAAAGCCGAAGTCGTAATAACTCTTTCGGCAACGGGTTTTGTTGGTAGGTGCCTGTCACGCTCGCGACCGTTTCACGCGGGGTGGGTATAAGGAACCTGTTTTGAGTAATGAAGGCGCACAGTGACCGAAGTGTGATTGCCTGAAATATAGTCTGCGAGGTAAAAACCTTAAACAGGTCAGTCCTCACATGGCTGGATTACTTAATATACGCTTGTGTTTACGACTTGCATAGTGTCGTTTTAACCACAAGACAGCATAGGCAGGCGGTTTCGCCCACGCAAGGTCGCCAATTGCTCTTCAAATTCTGATCTTAGGTCGTTGCCGGTTCGAGTTTACTCAGAAACTCTACCAGTTGATGGGGAGTTATTTCTGCTTTGACAAGGTAGCCGTCGGCCTGGTGCTCGATATCGGCACGGACGTCATCGCGCTGTTCGAGGTTCGTCGTAATGATTATTTTTGCATGCATCTTGGGCGTCTGACGAGGGTCACGCAAGGTGCGCAGAACCTCGATGCCGGTAATACTGGGCACCATAAGGTCAAGCAAGATAATATCGTATGCGTCTGTTTGGGCGGCCGCTAAGCCGTTTTGGCCATCGAGCTGAACATCGACTTCGTAACCGGCTTTGGTCAGAGCTCGGGCGTAGAGCTCACTAATAAAATGTTCATCCTCAACGCAGAGGACTTTTCGAAGCGTTGGGGTTGGAGTGGGAATGGGTGTGTCTGGTTGCATAGTTTCCTTTATTCGCGGTAGAGCGAGTGATTTTTTATCCAGCCGTGGGCTCCGCGGGTGATGCCATTAGTATTGCCTGTTTTGCCCTGTTCTGCAAGTTTGGTGTATGGCAAGACGGTGAATGTAAATGTGCTTCCCTCGTCAACTTTGCTATTGACCGATATTTGCCCGCCGTGTGCCTGCACAATAGCTCGACTCAGGTAGAGGCCTAGACCTGTGCCACCTATCTGAGCGCGGTTACGGTGGTTGCGGTAAAATTTATCGAAAATATGTGGCAAGATTGAAGAATCTATACCAAGGCCAAAATCTTTTACGCTGGTCTCGACAAGACCATTTGCGTTGAGGCTGGCGGAGAGGTGTACTTCTTTAGTCCCACGGGAGTATTTGATGGCGTTGTCGAGCAAGTTTGCAACGACTTCATATATGCTGTATCGATCAACTCCCACAGCCGGCAAGTTGCGTGCCACGGTAGCTTTTATGGTCACGCCTCGAACGCTTGCCCGCAGGCGTAGGTCGTTCACTACTGTGCGCAAAACGTCGTCCCACTCCTCTTGCTTTAGCTGGAGCGTGAGCTGGTTATCTTCTATTTTTGCAACATTCAAAATGTTGTCAACAAACGCAGCAAGTTGCTGAGCGGCGGCATCCATCTTTTTCATAAAGCCTTGCATTTCGGCGTTTAGGTTTGGGCCGAGTTCTTCGTCAAAAACCTCAATGTACCCGCGAAGTAAAGTAAGCGGAGTGCGTAGCTCATGCACGCTCAGTGCCACGAAGCTCATTGCTTGGTCATCTTGGCTGTAGACTTCGGTATGGTCAAACATAATGAGAAGCGTTTCGTAGCCCATGGGGTTCTCTTTGTTAAAATGGGCCGCTAGATCAAACTGCTTGCCGTTTTGCTGCCCAGGCAGGCCTATGCGTACGCGTTCCCAGCGCATATTGCCGGTAATACTTGATTGCCGAACGTTCTGTAGCCAGCTGTGTAATGTCTGGTCGTCCGAAAACGACATGTCGAGCGCGGTGTAGATATTTTTGCCCTCCATCTCATCAATCGGCAGGGCCAAATACCGGATGGCTGTTTCGTTTGCGTAAACAATGGCGTCGTCTTTGTCGAGGACAAGCAGTGGCAGCGGTAAAGAATTGGCAAGAAAGTTTGCATGCATGTCTTGTATTTTTTTTGAGGTAGTTTTTTCGACATCCGTGATGACGCTGGCCATCTGATAAACGTGGTTTATCAGACTTGACACGAGCTCTCTGCCGTAGTGCAGTTTTTCAATTTGGGGTGCGTGTTGTGACTCGCCGTGAGGAGCAACGTGCAAAATTGCTTGCCATAGTGCTTTCAATGGTTCGCTGCTCGTAGTAGTAATGAAATGGGTAAACAGCAGACCTCCGCCTAGCGAGCACAAAACCATACCCATAGAGACAACAAGCGGTTCCATCTCCTGTGAGTACAACATCCAGCCTATTCCAAGTACAAATGCCTGGAGCACAATGACATAGCCGAGGACTCGGAGGGTGAGTTGGTGTCGGTATTTGCTATAAAAATCCATAAGCCTACTGGTATGATAGTCTGTCGGCACCGCTAAGGGCGGTTAGCCATGTTTGGCCGGCGTTCAGGGCTATATCTGCACCAGCCGCATCAGTCAGCCTGAGTGGTGAGGCAGTTTCAGTCTTGCTCCACGAGGCTTGTATTACGGTGCCATCTTGGAATACAACGGCCTGTCCGCTGCCAGTAACGCCGTACTGGGAGTGCTTATCTGCGGCTACACCGTAGTTGGTTATAAGAGCGACAACAACTTTAGACTTGATTTGCGTTTGAGTACCGGCGGCGTCTATCGTCGTATGCGCCGCTCCGCCCTGGGCACGGGCGTAGGAGTTTGTCGCGGGGTCATAGTTAAACTGAGCATTGTAGCTACCACTTGAGGTGTTGAGATTGACAACGTTGGCGGGAGGTCTTGTCTCTGGTGTTGTGTTTTTCTTTGGCGTTGCCGTGGCAGCTGGGGGTGCTACGTAGGGTTTGTCCTTCTTACGGGTAAAACCGGTCAGTGTTGGCTTGCCGTACCCTTTTGTGGCCGCGAGCTCTGTCAGTTTCGAGCTACTTGTATATAGATTGTGTGGGGCATAGCGATTAGAAATGCGCCAAAATATACCACGCGTGTCGGGCAAATCTTTTGTGCCCCATGCCCCAATATTTTGCAAAGCCTCTGGACTGCCCCCAGCGTGGGCATACGCACAATCAAAGCTCATGCACCACTGCACATAGTACGGCCGGGCGCTGCGCACGGGGCCAATGTAGTCGGGCTGCGTGTCTTGGTAGAGAGCGAGGAAACGGGTGATCCCTCCTTCGGCGATTGCTTCAAAAACAACACCAGCCTGGTCAAGCCCACTTTGTGGCCGAGCATCAGGACTGTTTTCAATCATAACGCCCAAAACTGGACGCTCATTGACGCTTGGATCAACTTGTAGGCCGCTAAGGCTGCTGGCCACTGTGGTGATTTTTGGCGCAGGTTTCGGCGGATTTTTGCTCGTATAGACACCGCCTTTGACTGTTGGGCGCGTGAGCGTGTAGGCGGCAGTAAGCCCACCTCCTATGAGCAAGGCCACAACCAGACCGAGTACAATAGTCCAACGCTTGCTAAGTGTCCAGCGGAACGCAAAAAAACCAGGAGCCCTCTTTACTTGGGATGTGTTATTTACAGAGGACGACTCAACTTCATTTGGAGTTTCAGGTAAAATGTCGGTGGGAGTTTGCACTGCTCCAGGCGACTGATCCCCGGCAGTTTCGGTCGCTTCCTGCTCCGCAACCAACTCGTGGATGGAACGAAGGGGCTCTTGCTTAACTGGTTCAACTAGTTTCGGGGTTTGGCGGCGCAGTGGATCAGCCCCAAGAAAGTTATCAATCATAAGCATTATTGTAGCAATGTTAGGGGCTATCTACCACCATATTCAGTATAAATAATTTGTAGTTTGGGCGGTTTATGCTATTTTTATCTTATAAAGGTTGGAGCAGATGTCGGAGCAAGATAGGTCGCTTACACTATATCCCAGTCAGTTAGTGCCAACAAAGGGGTCTACTCTTATCCGTGTAGCCGTGGAAGCTCCCCTAGATTCAGAGTGTACTAATGAAGTTCTTAAGCAACTTCAGTTTAAGTTTGGTCAGAGAGCGGTGCAAGCTTATCAGTCGTCGGGGCATACCAATGGTGAGGATGACCCCTCTTCGCCGCGCACGGTATTCCAGCTAGACCCTGCTAGAATGCCTCGGGACGGGGAAAACGTATCACCTAGTCCGGATAAGCTTACCGGTGCTTTAGTGGCTGAAGTTAGGAGTGGGGCTTGCCTGTACCTCCTTGTGCTCCCAGAAAAAGTTGTTGTTAGGGATCGTACCCTGACGCATATTAGTCAAAGCAGAGCACTCGATTCGGTTACCCTGTAGTCATGGAATTGATATTAATTTTGCTGGGGTTTCAGGCGGGTGATGGTTTTATCTTTGCCGAGGAGAGCGAGGGTAGCGTCGAGTGCTGGGCTAAAGGGCGCCCAGGTAGTGTATATACGTATGAGGCTAAAAAGGGTGCCTGGATTTTGGCCGGTTTCTTCTAGTAGCTCGTTCAGAGCGGTTAGAATATGCTCGGCGTCCCACTGCTCTACCCCTTGCAGTTTGTCGCGGGCAGCGGCCATAAGGGCGTTTATTTCACTTGGCTGTAGTTTTTTTAGCTGTTTGTTCTCTGTTATGAGTGCGCGGTTTTCAGTTGGTTCACTAAAAAAGTATCGTGTCATCATGGGTAATTCGGCGAGGGTTTTTAGGCGATCTTGAACAAGCGCGAGTACCTGCTTTTTATGCAGCTCGTTGGCGTCGCCCGCTTCGGCTGGCCAGTATGGTGCAGTTCGGGCATAGAGGTCATCTAATGTTAGGCGACGAATCCACTGCCCGTTCATCCAGAGAAGTCTGGTTTCATCGAAACTGGCTCCGCTTTTCTGAACACGGCCTAGGCTAAATTTTTGTATAAGCTCTTCGCGGGTGAATATTTCTTGCTCGGTACCATCGTTCCACCCAAGACTGGCCAGGAAATTTAGCATGGCTTCAGGTAAAATGCCATCGGTACGATAATCAGTGACGCTTTTGGCACCGTCACGTTTGCCGAGTTTTTTCTTGCCGTCCGGAGCCAGTATGTGTGGCAGGCACGCAAGTATGGGTACTTCAAGTTCGAGTGCTGCGTAAAGGCTGAGGTAACGAGGAGTAGAGCTTATGTACTCAAGGCCGCGTATGACGTGGGTGATGCCCATTTCAGCATCATCTACGATATGGGCGAAATTGTAGGTTGGCAGGCCGTCGGCTTTGATAAGTACAAAATCGTCGAGTGCTTCGGGGCCGGCGGTGAGCTCACCCATAACCGGATCGTGCCAGGTGTAGCGTTTCACGTCTGTCACCTTGAAGCGTAGTGGTTGCGTGCCGTCCCAAACGGGTGGGTTTTCAGGACGGTGGTCACGGAATAGGAAAGCTCGCTTGGCAGCTTTGGCCTCCTCGCGGAAGGCCTGGACTTGTTCTGGGGTATACGGATCGGCGTAGGCCAGGCCTTTGTCTATAAGTTTCTGTGCCCAGGCGCGGTACGTGTCGCGCCGTTCGGTCTGAAAATACGGGCCGTGCTCTCCGCCAACACGGGGGCCTTCGTCCCAGGTGAGACCCAACCAGGTTAGTGTGTCGAGGATGAGATCGGTCGCACCCGCAACAAACCGTGCTTGGTCGGTATCTTCGATGCGTAAAATAAATGTGCCTGTTTGCTGGCGTGCTAAAAGCCAGGGGAATAATGCCGCCCTGACATTACCAACGTGGATGTATCCGGTGGGGCTTGGTGCAAAACGTGTACGGACAGTTGTCATATCCCTAAGTATACAGACTTCAGGGGTAAATTATAACTAAAAGGGCTTGGCTCGCCCGCCTTACGGCTGAACTCGCTAACAGTGGTGCCTGTACCGGGCTGGGGTTTTGCTAGGCCAAAGTAATGTTAGCTGTTTTTGGCAAGTGCTGCGAGCTGGGCGTCAGAAAATGGTTGTTCACCATGAACTTGGTACCATGTACCATGAGTAATCCAGGTAGCGTGGCGGTCACTAAATTTGTATATGGTTCGGCCTTCGGCTTGGACTGTGGTGTAGTTGGGGGCACCGTTGGCGGCGACTGAAGAAACTTGACGAATCATTTCTTCCCCACTCCAGTTGGTAGTTTGTTCGACCATTTGGTACCGTGCTAGGTCGCTACGAAATGTGTAGACAAGCCGTGAATCTTTCCCGGACACGCCCTCGTAAGTGAAACCGGCGGCGGCAAAGTTTGGCATGTGAGTTGACACGCCCGCCACAACACCGGCCATTTTGACCTGAAGGCTGGGTGTATTACGGAGTGCCAAAAATCCGCCTAAAAATAGTAGCACAGTAACACCGGCGACCATGGTGAG encodes:
- a CDS encoding PAS domain-containing protein → MDFYSKYRHQLTLRVLGYVIVLQAFVLGIGWMLYSQEMEPLVVSMGMVLCSLGGGLLFTHFITTTSSEPLKALWQAILHVAPHGESQHAPQIEKLHYGRELVSSLINHVYQMASVITDVEKTTSKKIQDMHANFLANSLPLPLLVLDKDDAIVYANETAIRYLALPIDEMEGKNIYTALDMSFSDDQTLHSWLQNVRQSSITGNMRWERVRIGLPGQQNGKQFDLAAHFNKENPMGYETLLIMFDHTEVYSQDDQAMSFVALSVHELRTPLTLLRGYIEVFDEELGPNLNAEMQGFMKKMDAAAQQLAAFVDNILNVAKIEDNQLTLQLKQEEWDDVLRTVVNDLRLRASVRGVTIKATVARNLPAVGVDRYSIYEVVANLLDNAIKYSRGTKEVHLSASLNANGLVETSVKDFGLGIDSSILPHIFDKFYRNHRNRAQIGGTGLGLYLSRAIVQAHGGQISVNSKVDEGSTFTFTVLPYTKLAEQGKTGNTNGITRGAHGWIKNHSLYRE
- a CDS encoding DUF3048 domain-containing protein; translation: MIDNFLGADPLRRQTPKLVEPVKQEPLRSIHELVAEQEATETAGDQSPGAVQTPTDILPETPNEVESSSVNNTSQVKRAPGFFAFRWTLSKRWTIVLGLVVALLIGGGLTAAYTLTRPTVKGGVYTSKNPPKPAPKITTVASSLSGLQVDPSVNERPVLGVMIENSPDARPQSGLDQAGVVFEAIAEGGITRFLALYQDTQPDYIGPVRSARPYYVQWCMSFDCAYAHAGGSPEALQNIGAWGTKDLPDTRGIFWRISNRYAPHNLYTSSSKLTELAATKGYGKPTLTGFTRKKDKPYVAPPAATATPKKNTTPETRPPANVVNLNTSSGSYNAQFNYDPATNSYARAQGGAAHTTIDAAGTQTQIKSKVVVALITNYGVAADKHSQYGVTGSGQAVVFQDGTVIQASWSKTETASPLRLTDAAGADIALNAGQTWLTALSGADRLSYQ
- a CDS encoding glutamate--tRNA ligase — protein: MTTVRTRFAPSPTGYIHVGNVRAALFPWLLARQQTGTFILRIEDTDQARFVAGATDLILDTLTWLGLTWDEGPRVGGEHGPYFQTERRDTYRAWAQKLIDKGLAYADPYTPEQVQAFREEAKAAKRAFLFRDHRPENPPVWDGTQPLRFKVTDVKRYTWHDPVMGELTAGPEALDDFVLIKADGLPTYNFAHIVDDAEMGITHVIRGLEYISSTPRYLSLYAALELEVPILACLPHILAPDGKKKLGKRDGAKSVTDYRTDGILPEAMLNFLASLGWNDGTEQEIFTREELIQKFSLGRVQKSGASFDETRLLWMNGQWIRRLTLDDLYARTAPYWPAEAGDANELHKKQVLALVQDRLKTLAELPMMTRYFFSEPTENRALITENKQLKKLQPSEINALMAAARDKLQGVEQWDAEHILTALNELLEETGQNPGTLFSLIRIYTTWAPFSPALDATLALLGKDKTITRLKPQQN